A single region of the Drosophila miranda strain MSH22 chromosome 2, D.miranda_PacBio2.1, whole genome shotgun sequence genome encodes:
- the LOC108155623 gene encoding acyl-CoA Delta(11) desaturase — protein sequence MPPNAHAGAQSITDSLIAAANAAADSDQNLTKLQQDSTGVLFECDVETTDGGLVKDILPMKKADKRKMKLVWRNIIAFGYLHLAALYGAYLMITSAKWETIGLAYILYAVSGLGITAGAHRLWAHRSYKAKWPLRLILATFNTIAFQDAAYHWARDHRVHHKYSETDADPHNATRGFFFSHIGWLLCKKHPEVKAKGKGVDLSDLRKDSILMFQKKYYMILMPLLCFILPTMIPMYFWNETFVNAWFVATMFRWCFILNVTWLVNSAAHKFGGRPYDKEISPSQNISVAVLAFGEGWHNYHHVFPWDYKTAEFGKYSLNFTTAFIDFFAKIGWAYDLKTVSPEIIKKRVKRTGDGTHATWGWGDTDQPKEEIDDALIIHKKSE from the exons ATGCCGCCCAACGCCCATGCCGGTGCCCAGTCCATCACGGACTCGCTGATCGCCGCAGCTAATGCAGCCGCCGATTCCGATCAGAACCTCACAAAACTGCAGCAGGACTCCACGGGTGTGCTCTTCGAGTGCGATGTGGAGACCACCGATGGCGGACTCGTCAAGGACATTCTCCCGATGAAGAAGGCGGACAAGCGTAAAATGAAGCTCGTCTGGCGCAACATCATTGCCTTTGGATACTTGCATTTGGCTGCACTCTACGGCGCCTATCTGATGATCACCTCGGCAAAGTGGGAGACAATCGGCTTAG CTTACATCTTATATGCTGTGTCCGGATTGGGAATTACTGCTGGCGCCCATCGTCTCTGGGCCCATCGTTCATACAAGGCAAAGTGGCCGCTGCGTTTAATTCTGGCCACCTTCAACACCATCGCCTTCCAGGATGCCGCCTATCACTGGGCGCGTGATCATCGTGTGCATCACAAGTACTCGGAGACGGATGCCGATCCCCACAATGCCACCCGTGGCTTCTTTTTCTCGCACATTGGATGGTTGCTGTGCAAGAAGCATCCCGAGGTGAAAGCCAAGGGTAAGGGTGTTGATCTATCTGATCTGCGCAAGGATTCCATATTGATGTTCCAGAAGAA ATACTACATGATCCTGATGCCTTTGCTTTGCTTTATTCTGCCCACGATGATTCCCATGTACTTCTGGAACGAGACGTTTGTGAATGCGTGGTTTGTGGCCACCATGTTCCGTTGGTGTTTCATCCTGAACGTGACCTGGCTGGTAAACAGTGCTGCCCACAAGTTCGGTGGTCGTCCCTATGACAA AGAGATCAGCCCTTCTCAGAACATTTCCGTTGCTGTTCTTGCCTTCGGTGAGGGCTGGCATAACTATCATCATGTGTTCCCCTGGGATTACAAGACGGCCGAGTTTGGCAAATACTCTCTAAACTTCACCACCGCCTTCATTGACTTCTTCGCCAAGATTGGCTGGGCCTACGACCTGAAGACCGTGTCCCCGGAGATCATCAAGAAGCGTGTGAAGCGCACTGGTGACGGCACTCACGCCACTTGGGGTTGGGGCGACACCGATCAGCCAAAGGAGGAGATCGATGATGCGCTGATCATTCACAAGAAGAGCGAATAG